A stretch of the Campylobacter sp. 19-13652 genome encodes the following:
- a CDS encoding 4-hydroxy-3-methylbut-2-enyl diphosphate reductase, producing MKIELASSYGFCFGVKRAIKIAENTPGGSTIGPLIHNNEEINRLKENFNVKTLQNISELSNEKQAIIRTHGITKGDLAKLKSTGIDVIDATCPFVTKPQQICEQMSDEGYTIVIFGDENHPEVKGVKSYAKDGKVHVVQETSELDGLKLGQKVALVSQTTKKVDKFMQIASNLMLRVKEVRVFNTICNATFENQEAVAELSKRADVMVIIGGKNSSNTKQLYLISKANCTHSYLIESESELDASWFNEKKLCGISAGASTPDWIIQKVIDKIKTF from the coding sequence TTGAAGATTGAGTTAGCTAGTAGTTATGGCTTTTGTTTTGGGGTAAAGCGCGCCATAAAAATCGCTGAAAATACCCCAGGGGGCTCGACGATAGGGCCATTAATACACAACAACGAAGAAATAAATCGCCTAAAAGAGAACTTTAACGTAAAGACCCTACAAAACATAAGCGAACTAAGCAACGAAAAACAAGCCATAATCCGTACTCACGGCATTACAAAAGGCGACTTAGCAAAGCTAAAATCCACAGGCATTGACGTCATAGACGCAACCTGCCCATTTGTAACAAAACCTCAGCAAATTTGCGAGCAAATGAGCGACGAGGGATACACGATAGTGATATTTGGAGATGAAAATCACCCTGAGGTAAAAGGGGTAAAATCCTACGCCAAAGATGGCAAAGTCCACGTCGTGCAAGAGACAAGCGAACTAGACGGATTAAAACTAGGACAAAAGGTAGCCTTAGTAAGCCAAACTACTAAAAAAGTAGATAAATTTATGCAAATCGCCTCGAACCTCATGCTTCGCGTAAAAGAGGTGAGGGTTTTTAACACTATTTGCAATGCCACTTTTGAAAATCAAGAGGCCGTCGCCGAGCTATCAAAACGAGCCGATGTGATGGTAATAATAGGCGGCAAAAATAGCTCAAATACAAAGCAACTTTATCTAATCAGCAAGGCAAACTGCACCCACAGCTATCTAATAGAAAGCGAAAGCGAGCTTGACGCTAGCTGGTTTAATGAAAAAAAGCTGTGCGGCATAAGCGCTGGGGCTAGCACACCCGATTGGATTATCCAAAAAGTAATTGATAAGATAAAAACATTTTAA
- the pheT gene encoding phenylalanine--tRNA ligase subunit beta: MITLKQWINEFIDILAFSADELVKKLNSIGLEVDSHTKLAMPKGVVVGFVKNVEKHPDADKLNVCEVDIGSEVLQIVCGAPNVAAGQYVPVATIGTLMPNGLEIKRAKLRGIESCGMICSAAELGLPKLNDGILPLDDSIGELVLGKSLCDFAALNDDVIEVDITPNRGDCQSLHGIARDLSAAFDVGLKEIQGLKEPENGLGIGRILSLKGAESSQASLSYRAFELPKPLSLPLLMRLRLALIGTEAKSAPEQLCEYFTYQTGVLLCAYDYSKLATSDEKASIELKLEANGATSILAHGVNLGTVGIYKTKECLADDNSNTIIIQASYQDPDLTSRIAQSSKQKTDELYRSSRGSEPELSLGLDMLLNFIHDRGAMVYAGAQQSIKVPDQKSVHVSLAEIEAIIGQEVSKNEVIRILKKLGFEIDFSTEAESMSVRVPNFRHDIVNIQDICEEVVRIIGIDQIKAKALLFLEASRINPAYTRYKNALNLRQKAASVGFFESVHYIFDSGKELAELGFELCEQKIANPINAELDELRTTLINHLLKSAERNLKNQRRCVKLFELGSVFSQKGEQREKIGFIASGQINEAGLVSGAKPAEFDLFGFANSLQTVIGEIELKPSKEYGFLSPYEQAYIHQNGECVGYLGRINMAVETKRDLERTYVAEIDFDALKFDKKLAKPYSKFPSISRDLSLVIPKNLEFSRVTECIKSLKIPDLKEFNIVDIYSDEKLGDNNSVSVKFTFQNNERTLLDEEVAELMDKILSSLNSELGIGIR; this comes from the coding sequence ATGATTACTTTAAAGCAGTGGATTAATGAATTTATAGATATTTTGGCATTTAGTGCCGACGAGTTAGTAAAAAAACTAAACTCAATAGGACTCGAAGTCGACAGCCATACAAAGCTTGCTATGCCAAAAGGCGTAGTGGTTGGATTTGTCAAAAATGTAGAAAAGCACCCTGACGCAGACAAGCTAAACGTCTGCGAAGTAGATATAGGCAGCGAAGTACTGCAAATAGTCTGTGGTGCACCAAACGTAGCCGCAGGGCAATACGTACCAGTAGCCACCATCGGCACACTCATGCCAAATGGGCTTGAAATAAAGCGTGCAAAGCTGCGTGGAATAGAGAGCTGCGGTATGATATGCTCGGCTGCTGAGCTTGGATTACCTAAACTAAATGACGGCATTTTGCCACTTGATGATAGCATAGGAGAGCTTGTTTTAGGCAAGAGCCTTTGCGATTTTGCCGCCCTAAATGACGACGTCATCGAAGTAGATATAACCCCAAATAGAGGCGACTGCCAGAGCCTACATGGCATAGCCAGGGATTTAAGCGCAGCTTTTGACGTGGGATTAAAAGAGATACAGGGGCTAAAAGAGCCTGAAAATGGGCTAGGCATAGGACGAATTTTATCTCTAAAAGGCGCAGAAAGCTCTCAGGCTTCGCTATCTTACCGTGCATTTGAGCTACCAAAGCCTCTTTCTCTACCACTATTAATGCGCCTTAGGCTTGCCCTAATAGGCACAGAGGCAAAAAGCGCGCCAGAGCAGCTTTGTGAATACTTTACCTATCAAACAGGTGTACTGCTTTGCGCTTATGATTATTCTAAGCTAGCCACCAGCGACGAAAAGGCAAGCATTGAGCTAAAATTAGAAGCAAATGGCGCTACCTCGATACTAGCACACGGGGTAAATTTAGGCACAGTAGGCATATATAAAACCAAAGAGTGCCTAGCAGACGATAACTCAAATACAATCATAATACAAGCCAGCTATCAAGACCCAGATCTAACCTCACGCATAGCCCAGAGTTCTAAACAAAAAACCGACGAGTTATATCGCTCTAGCCGTGGTAGCGAGCCTGAGCTATCTTTAGGGCTTGATATGCTTTTAAATTTTATCCATGACCGTGGAGCCATGGTTTATGCTGGAGCGCAACAAAGCATAAAAGTGCCGGATCAAAAAAGCGTGCATGTAAGCCTTGCTGAAATTGAAGCCATAATAGGGCAAGAAGTCAGCAAAAACGAAGTCATAAGGATACTTAAAAAGCTAGGCTTTGAGATAGATTTTAGCACAGAGGCTGAGTCCATGAGTGTGCGCGTGCCTAATTTTAGACATGATATAGTAAATATTCAAGACATATGCGAAGAGGTCGTACGCATAATAGGTATAGACCAAATAAAAGCAAAAGCGCTGCTATTTTTAGAAGCCAGTCGCATAAATCCGGCCTACACTCGCTATAAAAATGCGCTAAATTTACGCCAGAAAGCGGCAAGCGTGGGCTTTTTTGAAAGCGTACATTATATATTTGATAGTGGCAAAGAGCTTGCCGAGCTTGGTTTTGAACTTTGCGAACAAAAAATAGCAAATCCTATAAATGCCGAATTGGACGAGCTTCGCACGACTTTAATAAATCATTTGTTAAAATCCGCTGAAAGAAATTTAAAAAACCAAAGACGTTGCGTAAAGCTTTTTGAGCTAGGCAGTGTCTTTAGCCAAAAAGGTGAACAAAGAGAAAAAATAGGCTTTATAGCGAGCGGACAAATAAACGAAGCAGGGCTAGTAAGTGGGGCAAAACCAGCTGAGTTTGATCTATTTGGTTTTGCAAATTCACTCCAAACTGTAATAGGCGAAATAGAGCTAAAGCCGAGTAAAGAATACGGCTTTTTAAGCCCATATGAACAAGCATACATACACCAAAATGGTGAATGCGTGGGATATTTAGGACGGATTAATATGGCTGTTGAGACTAAGCGTGATTTAGAGCGTACCTACGTAGCCGAGATAGATTTTGACGCGCTTAAATTTGATAAAAAACTAGCCAAGCCATACTCTAAATTTCCTAGCATTAGCAGGGATTTAAGCCTCGTTATACCTAAAAATCTTGAGTTTTCTCGTGTAACGGAGTGCATAAAATCACTAAAAATACCCGATCTAAAAGAGTTTAACATAGTTGATATTTATAGCGATGAAAAGCTAGGCGATAATAATAGCGTAAGCGTTAAATTTACATTCCAAAATAACGAAAGAACGCTTTTAGACGAAGAGGTAGCCGAGCTTATGGATAAAATTTTATCATCCTTAAATAGCGAACTTGGGATTGGCATTAGATGA
- the aroA gene encoding 3-phosphoshikimate 1-carboxyvinyltransferase gives MIVKPLKKPFSAELSQIASDKSISHRCAIFSLLCNKASRIKNYLSAEDTLNTLNIIIALGAKVEVHENGALRELKLGDSLKLKGLYINELIITPPEQIKEPACVLECGNSGTAMRLFLGLLSACKGHFILSGDEFLNTRPMKRVSAPLTQVGAKIDGRDDGERAPISIRGDKLKYFKFKSQISSAQVKTALILAGLLSEGCEFSESELSRDHTEKMLLGMQAPIKIKENSEIAVSPLKTALKPLEIEVPNDPSSAFFYAVAAAIIPDAKIVLKNMLLNKTRIEAYKVLEKMGAKIKFVQTSTKYESIGDIEVAYAPLKAVKVSENISWLIDEAPALAIAFACADGTSELTNAKELRVKESDRIAVSVAGLRACGIEASELEDGFMVTGGRPKQSIIDSHGDHRIAMSFAILGLLCGMEIKKSEFIATSFPNFSEILRDLGASVED, from the coding sequence ATGATAGTAAAGCCACTTAAAAAGCCGTTTTCCGCAGAGCTTTCCCAAATTGCTTCGGATAAATCAATATCTCATAGATGCGCGATTTTTTCACTACTTTGCAATAAAGCAAGCCGAATAAAAAACTACCTAAGCGCAGAGGATACACTAAATACCCTAAACATCATAATAGCCCTAGGCGCCAAGGTAGAAGTGCATGAAAATGGCGCTTTAAGAGAACTAAAACTAGGAGATAGCTTAAAGCTAAAAGGGCTTTATATAAATGAGCTTATAATTACTCCGCCAGAGCAGATAAAAGAGCCTGCCTGCGTACTTGAATGCGGAAACTCAGGCACGGCCATGAGGCTATTTTTAGGGCTTTTGTCCGCTTGCAAAGGGCATTTTATCCTAAGTGGAGATGAATTTTTAAACACTCGCCCCATGAAAAGAGTAAGTGCGCCGCTTACTCAAGTTGGAGCTAAAATTGACGGTAGAGATGATGGTGAGCGAGCACCCATTAGCATTAGAGGGGATAAGTTAAAGTATTTTAAATTTAAAAGCCAAATCTCATCCGCACAGGTAAAAACAGCTCTTATTTTGGCTGGGCTTTTAAGTGAAGGATGTGAGTTTAGTGAGAGTGAGCTAAGCCGAGATCACACCGAAAAAATGCTCCTTGGCATGCAAGCTCCTATAAAAATAAAAGAGAATTCAGAAATTGCAGTAAGCCCACTAAAAACCGCCCTAAAACCACTCGAGATAGAGGTACCAAACGACCCTAGCTCGGCGTTTTTTTACGCAGTTGCAGCCGCTATAATCCCAGATGCAAAAATCGTACTAAAAAACATGCTTTTAAACAAAACACGCATAGAGGCTTATAAAGTGCTTGAAAAAATGGGCGCAAAGATAAAATTTGTCCAAACAAGCACAAAATATGAAAGCATAGGCGACATAGAGGTGGCTTATGCGCCGCTTAAAGCCGTAAAAGTGAGCGAAAATATCTCATGGCTTATAGACGAAGCCCCAGCGCTTGCCATAGCATTTGCCTGTGCAGACGGTACAAGCGAGCTTACAAATGCAAAAGAGCTTAGGGTAAAAGAAAGCGACAGAATAGCTGTGAGCGTAGCTGGACTTAGGGCTTGTGGGATAGAAGCTAGCGAGCTAGAGGACGGTTTTATGGTAACTGGTGGGCGCCCAAAACAGAGTATAATAGACAGCCACGGAGATCATCGCATAGCCATGAGCTTTGCCATTCTTGGGCTTTTATGCGGCATGGAGATTAAAAAGAGTGAGTTTATAGCCACCTCTTTTCCAAACTTTAGTGAGATTTTACGAGACTTAGGAGCAAGTGTTGAAGATTGA